From one Pseudomonas fluorescens genomic stretch:
- a CDS encoding F0F1 ATP synthase subunit delta, which yields MAELTTLARPYAKAAFEHAQAHQQLANWSAMLGLAAAVSEDDTMQRLLKAPRLTSAEKAAAFIDVCGDKFDAQAQNFIHVAAENDRLLLLPEISALFDLYKAEQEKSVDVEVTSAFALNQEQQDKLAKVLSARLSREVRLHATEDASLIGGVVIRAGDLVIDGSVRGKIAKLAEALKS from the coding sequence ATGGCAGAACTGACCACGTTGGCCCGACCTTACGCTAAGGCGGCCTTTGAGCACGCCCAGGCCCATCAGCAACTGGCCAATTGGTCAGCCATGCTCGGCCTGGCTGCTGCAGTGTCGGAAGACGACACGATGCAGCGCCTGCTCAAGGCCCCGCGACTGACGAGCGCAGAAAAGGCCGCCGCGTTTATTGACGTGTGCGGTGACAAGTTCGATGCACAGGCACAGAATTTCATTCATGTTGCCGCGGAAAACGACCGTCTCCTGCTTTTGCCGGAGATTTCGGCTTTGTTCGACCTGTACAAGGCTGAACAAGAGAAATCCGTGGACGTGGAAGTCACCAGTGCTTTTGCGTTGAACCAAGAACAGCAAGACAAACTCGCCAAGGTTCTCAGTGCACGGCTCAGCCGGGAAGTGCGCCTGCATGCGACGGAGGACGCCTCCCTTATCGGTGGTGTCGTGATCCGCGCCGGCGACCTGGTAATCGATGGCTCGGTTCGCGGCAAAATCGCGAAACTGGCCGAAGCATTGAAATCTTGA
- a CDS encoding F0F1 ATP synthase subunit I → METRTPNRLPFHRWAVFPVLLAQCVVFLLATLALWQWHGAVSGYSALCGGLIAWLPNVYFAWKAFRYTGARAAQAIVKSFYAGEAGKLILTAVLFALTFAGVKPLAPLAVFGVFLLTQLVSWFAPLLMNIRLSRP, encoded by the coding sequence ATGGAAACCCGCACGCCAAACCGCTTGCCTTTCCATCGCTGGGCGGTTTTTCCGGTACTGTTGGCTCAATGTGTCGTGTTTCTGCTGGCAACTTTGGCGTTGTGGCAGTGGCACGGGGCGGTCAGTGGATATTCGGCACTCTGCGGAGGGCTGATTGCCTGGCTGCCGAATGTGTATTTCGCCTGGAAGGCTTTTCGTTACACGGGAGCCAGGGCAGCGCAGGCCATCGTCAAGTCGTTTTACGCTGGCGAGGCAGGCAAATTGATTTTGACGGCAGTGCTTTTCGCATTGACGTTCGCAGGAGTGAAGCCATTGGCGCCGTTAGCAGTCTTCGGTGTCTTTCTGCTGACCCAGTTGGTCAGCTGGTTCGCGCCCCTGCTGATGAATATAAGACTTTCGAGACCTTAG
- a CDS encoding F0F1 ATP synthase subunit B, whose protein sequence is MNINATLIGQSVAFFIFVLFCMKFVWPPVIAALQERQKKIADGLDAANRAARDLELAQDKAGQQLREAKAQAAEIIEQAKKRGAQIVEEARDQARVEADRVKAQAQAEIEQEINGVKDALRAQVGLLAVGGAEKILGATIDQNAHAELVNKLAAEI, encoded by the coding sequence GTGAACATTAATGCAACCCTGATTGGTCAGTCCGTTGCGTTCTTCATTTTTGTGCTGTTCTGCATGAAGTTCGTGTGGCCTCCGGTCATCGCGGCATTGCAAGAACGTCAGAAGAAGATCGCGGATGGACTGGACGCTGCCAACCGAGCAGCTCGCGACCTGGAGTTGGCCCAAGATAAAGCGGGTCAGCAACTGCGCGAAGCGAAAGCTCAGGCAGCCGAAATCATTGAGCAAGCCAAGAAGCGCGGTGCTCAGATCGTCGAGGAAGCCCGTGATCAGGCCCGCGTCGAAGCTGACCGTGTGAAGGCTCAGGCTCAAGCCGAGATCGAACAGGAAATTAACGGTGTCAAAGACGCCCTGCGTGCCCAAGTGGGTCTGCTGGCTGTCGGCGGTGCTGAAAAAATCCTTGGCGCCACAATCGATCAAAACGCGCATGCGGAGCTGGTTAATAAACTGGCCGCTGAAATTTAA
- the atpE gene encoding F0F1 ATP synthase subunit C — translation METVVGLTAIAVALLIGLGALGTAIGFGLLGGKFLEGAARQPEMVPMLQVKMFIVAGLLDAVTMIGVGIALFFTFANPFVGQIAG, via the coding sequence ATGGAAACTGTAGTTGGTCTTACCGCTATCGCTGTTGCTCTGCTGATCGGCCTGGGTGCTCTGGGTACCGCCATTGGTTTCGGCCTGCTGGGCGGCAAGTTCCTGGAAGGCGCTGCTCGTCAGCCAGAGATGGTTCCAATGCTGCAAGTTAAAATGTTCATCGTTGCCGGTCTGCTCGACGCCGTAACCATGATCGGTGTTGGTATCGCTCTGTTCTTCACCTTCGCTAATCCCTTCGTTGGTCAAATCGCCGGCTAA
- the atpB gene encoding F0F1 ATP synthase subunit A, whose product MAAETASGYIQHHLQNLTFGQLPDGGWGFAHSAAEAKAMGFWAFHLDTLGWSVALGLLFVFLFRMAAKKATSGQPGGLQNFVEVLVEFVDGSVKDSFHGRSPVIAPLALTIFVWVFLMNAIDLIPVDWIPQLAILISGDPHIPFRAVSTTDPNATLAMAFSVFALIIFYSIKVKGIGGFLGELTLHPFGSKNIFVQILLIPVNFLLEFVTLIAKPISLALRLFGNMYAGELVFILIAVMFGSGLLWLSGLGVVLQWAWAVFHILIITLQAFIFMMLTIVYLSMAHEDNH is encoded by the coding sequence ATGGCAGCAGAAACCGCTTCGGGCTATATCCAGCACCACTTGCAGAACCTGACCTTCGGTCAACTACCAGACGGCGGTTGGGGCTTTGCCCATTCCGCAGCAGAAGCCAAGGCAATGGGCTTCTGGGCTTTCCACCTGGACACCCTGGGTTGGTCGGTCGCACTGGGTCTGCTTTTCGTATTCCTGTTCCGCATGGCAGCCAAGAAGGCAACTTCCGGCCAGCCTGGCGGCCTGCAGAACTTCGTAGAAGTGCTGGTAGAGTTCGTTGACGGCAGCGTCAAGGACAGCTTCCACGGCCGCAGCCCGGTGATCGCCCCACTGGCGCTGACCATTTTCGTCTGGGTCTTCCTGATGAACGCCATCGACCTGATCCCGGTCGACTGGATTCCTCAGCTGGCCATCCTGATCTCCGGTGATCCGCACATTCCGTTCCGCGCGGTCTCGACCACCGACCCGAACGCGACCCTGGCCATGGCCTTCAGCGTGTTCGCCCTGATCATTTTCTACAGCATCAAGGTCAAGGGCATCGGCGGCTTCCTCGGCGAACTGACCCTGCACCCGTTCGGCAGCAAGAACATCTTCGTTCAGATCCTGCTGATTCCGGTCAACTTCCTGCTCGAATTCGTCACCCTGATTGCCAAGCCAATCTCGCTGGCCCTGCGTCTGTTCGGCAACATGTACGCCGGCGAGCTGGTGTTCATCCTGATTGCCGTGATGTTCGGCAGCGGCCTGCTCTGGCTCAGCGGCCTGGGCGTGGTGCTGCAATGGGCGTGGGCTGTGTTCCACATCCTGATCATCACCCTGCAAGCGTTCATCTTCATGATGCTTACCATCGTCTACCTGTCGATGGCTCACGAAGATAACCATTAA
- a CDS encoding ParA family protein, whose protein sequence is MAKVFAIANQKGGVGKTTTCINLAASLVATKRRVLLIDLDPQGNATMGSGVDKHVLEHSVYDLLIGECDLAQAMHFSEHGGYQLLPANRDLTAAEVVLLEMQMKESRLRTALAPIRENYDYILIDCPPSLSMLTLNALVAADGVIIPMQCEYFALEGLSDLVDNIKRIGERLNPQLKVEGLLRTMYDPRLSLINDVSAQLKEHFGDQLYDTVIPRNIRLAEAPSFGMPALAYDKQSRGALAYLALAGELVRRQRRQTRTAQTT, encoded by the coding sequence ATGGCTAAGGTATTCGCAATTGCGAACCAGAAAGGTGGTGTGGGCAAAACCACCACCTGTATCAATCTCGCAGCATCGCTGGTGGCAACCAAGCGCCGCGTGCTGCTGATCGATCTCGATCCACAGGGCAACGCCACCATGGGTAGCGGTGTGGATAAACACGTCCTGGAACATTCGGTCTATGACCTGTTGATCGGCGAATGCGACCTGGCCCAGGCCATGCACTTCTCCGAGCACGGCGGCTATCAGCTGCTGCCGGCCAACCGCGACCTGACCGCCGCCGAAGTGGTTCTGCTGGAAATGCAGATGAAGGAGAGCCGCCTGCGCACCGCGCTGGCGCCGATCCGCGAGAATTACGACTACATCCTGATCGACTGTCCGCCGTCGCTGTCGATGCTGACCCTCAACGCCCTGGTCGCCGCCGATGGCGTGATTATTCCGATGCAATGTGAATACTTTGCCCTGGAAGGCTTGAGCGACCTTGTGGATAACATCAAGCGGATTGGCGAGCGGTTGAACCCGCAGCTCAAGGTCGAAGGCCTGCTGCGAACCATGTACGACCCGCGCCTGAGCCTGATCAACGATGTTTCCGCACAGCTCAAGGAACACTTCGGCGACCAGCTGTACGACACCGTGATTCCACGCAACATCCGCCTGGCCGAGGCCCCGAGCTTCGGCATGCCGGCCCTGGCCTACGACAAGCAATCGCGTGGCGCCCTGGCGTACCTGGCCCTGGCCGGGGAACTGGTTCGTCGCCAACGTCGTCAAACCCGCACTGCACAGACAACTTAA
- a CDS encoding ParB/RepB/Spo0J family partition protein: MAVKKRGLGRGLDALLSGPTVSALEEQAVQVDQKELQHLPLDLIQRGKYQPRRDMDPQALEELAHSIKSQGVMQPIVVRPIADNKFEIIAGERRWRASQQAGMETIPAMVRDVPDEAAIAMALIENIQREDLNPVEEAIALQRLQQEFQLTQQQVADAVGKSRVTVANLLRLISLPEVIKTMLSHGDLEMGHARALLGLPDEQQVDGARHVVARGLTVRQTEALVRQWLNGKPEAAEPAKPDPDITRLEQRLAERLGSAVQIRHGNKGKGQLVIRYNSLDELQGVLAHIR; encoded by the coding sequence ATGGCCGTTAAGAAACGGGGTCTCGGACGTGGGTTGGATGCACTGCTCAGTGGTCCGACCGTCAGCGCGCTCGAAGAGCAGGCTGTCCAGGTCGACCAAAAGGAACTGCAACACCTGCCGCTCGACCTGATCCAGCGCGGCAAGTACCAGCCGCGCCGGGACATGGACCCGCAGGCACTGGAAGAACTCGCCCACTCGATCAAGAGCCAGGGCGTGATGCAGCCGATCGTGGTGCGCCCGATCGCCGACAACAAATTCGAGATCATCGCCGGTGAACGCCGCTGGCGCGCCAGCCAGCAGGCCGGTATGGAGACGATCCCGGCCATGGTCCGCGATGTGCCCGATGAAGCGGCCATCGCCATGGCCCTGATCGAGAACATCCAGCGCGAAGACCTCAACCCGGTGGAAGAGGCCATCGCCCTGCAGCGTCTGCAGCAGGAATTCCAGCTGACCCAGCAACAGGTCGCCGACGCTGTGGGCAAGTCGCGGGTAACCGTGGCCAACCTGCTGCGCCTGATCTCGTTGCCGGAAGTGATCAAGACCATGTTGTCCCACGGCGACCTGGAGATGGGTCATGCCCGGGCACTGCTCGGATTGCCGGATGAACAGCAGGTCGACGGGGCGCGTCACGTTGTCGCACGTGGCCTGACTGTGCGCCAGACCGAGGCACTGGTACGCCAGTGGCTCAATGGCAAACCCGAGGCTGCGGAACCTGCCAAGCCAGACCCGGACATCACCCGCCTTGAACAGCGTCTGGCAGAGCGTCTGGGCTCGGCCGTACAGATTCGCCACGGCAACAAGGGCAAGGGCCAGTTAGTTATCCGTTACAACTCACTAGATGAGTTGCAAGGTGTCCTTGCTCACATCCGCTGA